CCTATGCAAAAAGAGAGAGAGACACTTTAAGATTGAAACTTGAAGAAATTGGGAAACAAATTAAAAGTTTTTTATAATTTAAGAAAGATCTTGACAAACACTTAAAAAAATTTATATTTGAGGATGTTTAGTTATATCTGGAGGTTAGAATGGCAAGACATAAAAAGAGAGAAAGAGAAAGAGAAATTGAAAGAAGAAGGAGAAGAAGAGCTAAACTTGCAAAACTTCGTGCAAAAGGGCTCTTTCCAAGACCAGAAGGTTATGATCCCAGAGTATATTCCTATGTAGCTTATGCTGTAGCAAAAGGTATAATGAGTTTAGAAGAAGCCTTAGCAAGATTAGAAAAAGCAAAAATCTCTTAAAATCAATTTTTCTTTCTCAAAAAAATCTTCTTTGATGTTTCCTATTTTAAAAGTAGAGAATTTAATTAAAAAATATAGAGAAAAAGTAGTATTAGATAAAATCTCCTTTGAATTATATCCATCAGATATTCTTGGCATAATAGGTCCTAATGGAGCAGGAAAAAGCACCTTACTTTACACTCTTTTAGGTATTGTTTCTCCAGATTCAGGAAAAATATATTACTTTGGAAAAGATTTTTCTAAAAATAGAAGCGAGATTCTTTATAAAGTGAGTTTTGCGTCCCAATATATAAGTTTACCTTATTCTCTTACAGTAGAAGAAAATTTAAAAATTTTTGCCCATTTATATGAGATTTCAGAAGTCAATAAAAAAATAGATGAGCTTCTTAAAATTTTTAAACTTTTTGATAAAAAGAAAATTCTTACCAGAGCACTCTCTTCAGGAGAGATGATGAGACTTAATTTAGTGAGAGCTTTTTTAAATGATCCGTCTATTTTGCTTTTAGATGAGCCAACAGCTGGTTTAGATCCGGAATATATAAAATATATAAGAGATTTGTTTAAAGAATTTTCTCAAAAAAGAAATCTTTCTATAATCCTTACTTCTCATCAATTAGGAGAGTTAGAAAAAATAATTACTAAGGCACTTTTGATAAAGGAAGGAAAAACCCTTGCTTATGGAAACATTACAGAACTTTTTCAAAAATTTAAAGTATCTTCATTAGAAGAACTTTATTTTAAAGTGTTTGTTTAGGTTTATGAATTTAAACATATTTAGACCTAAAAGAGTTTGGGGAATAGTTCTAAGACATTTATATTTATTAAAACATAGTATAAGCAGGTGGATTGACCTTTTATATTGGCCTACAGTTGATTTATTTTTATGGGGATTTATAACACTTTATTTACAGAGAGGTTTCTATCAAGGAAGCAAATGGATATTTCAATTTTTAGGAGCTCTCATTTTTTGGAATATTCTTATTCGTGCTCAACAAGGATTAGCAGTTGGTTTTTTAGAAGACATATGGGCAAGGAATCTCCTTCACATTTTTATATCTCCTTTGACAATCTTTGAATATCTCATGGGGCTTTTTATATACAGTTTATTTAAAGCTTTTGTAGCTTCTTTATTAATGGCTTTTCTTGCTTTTTTTGTATTTAATTTCAAAGTTTTGATGCAAGGAGTAGATGTTTTTCTTCTAACAGGGTGTTTAATAATTTTTGCTTGGAGTATAGGGCTTTTAACCATGGCTTTTATTCTCTTTTTTGGGCAAGAGGCAGAAATCTTGGCTTGGGCATTAGCACTTTTATTTCTACCTTTTTCAGCAGTATTTTATCCAATAGAAGTGTTACCAGAAAATTTTCAATCTATCGCAAAGATTGTTCCTACATCTTATATTTTTGAAACTTTTAGACAAATTCTTTTAAAGGGTTATACCCCCTATATTTTTATTGTAAAAGCCTATATTTTAGTTTTTATATATTTTCTTTTAAGTGCAGGAACATTTGTGATTGCCTTTAATTTTGCTAAAAAAACAGGAAAAATTACTAAAATAGGGGAGTAGAAGCCCTTGTTTTTTAAAATAGATTTGTTATTTTTTAAATTGCTATGAAACCTATACCTATAGAAAGGATTAGAAATTTTAGTATTATTGCTCATATTGATCACGGTAAATCTACGCTTGCAGACCGTCTACTTGAAATTACAGGAGCTGTTTCCGCAAGAGAAATGAGAGAGCAATATTTAGATCGTTTAGAGCTTGAAAGAGAAAGAGGAATCACTATAAAAGCTCAAGCAGTGAGACTTTATTATCAAAGAGAAAATGGAGAAGTTTATCAATTAAATCTCATTGATACACCAGGGCATGTAGATTTTACTTATGAAGTTTCAAGAGCACTTGCAGCTTGCGAAGGGGCTCTTCTTGTAGTTGATGCCTCACAAGGGGTAGAAGCCCAAACTCTTGCTAATGTATATTTAGCTTTAGAAAATAATTTAGAAATTATCCCTGTAATTAATAAAATAGATTTACCTCAAGCTGATATTGAAAAAACAAAAAGAGAGATTGAAGAAATTATAGGGCTTTCTACAGAAGATGCATTATTGGTAAGTGCAAAGTTTGGAATAGGTATAAAAGAGGTTTTAGAAGCAATTATTAATAAGATTCCATCTCCTAAAGGAAAAAGAGAAGCCCCTCTGAGAGCTTTAGTTTTTGATTCTTGGTATGACCCCTATTTAGGAGTAGTGGTTCTAGTAAGGGTTGTAGATGGTAAAATTTATCCAGGACAAAAAATAAAATTTCTTTCTACAGGTAAAGTTTACGAAATTACTAAGGTCGGAGTTTTTGCACCAGAAGCAGCAACTTTGGATTGTTTATTTGCAGGGGAAGTTGGCTTTATTGCTGCAGGAATAAAAGAGGTAAGGGAAGCAAAAATTGGGGATACTATTACAGAGGCTAATGCTTGTGTAGAACCCTTACCAGGATTCAAAGAGGTAAAACCTGTGGTTTTTGCAGGTATTTTCCCTGTTGATAATGATGATTTTGAAAATTTAAAAGAAGCTATAGAAAAACTGTGGCTAAATGATCCAGCCTTTTCTTATGAATTGGAAACTTCAGCAGCTTTAGGATTTGGATTTAGATGCGGATTTCAAGGGCTTCTTCATATGGAAATTGTTCAAGAAAGATTAGAAAGAGAATTTAAATTAAATCTAATTTCTACTGCACCTTCAGTTAAATATAAAATAAGACTTAAAAACAAAAAAGAAATAGAAATAGAAAATCCTGCCCATTGGCCTGATCCAGCTTTAATTGAAGAAGTTTTAGAACCTTATATAAGAGCAGAAATTTACACACCAAGAGAATATATAGGGTCTCTTATTAAGCTTTGTGAAGAGAAGAGAGGTATACAAAAAGAAATTAAATATTTGACCCCTGACAGAGTAGTTCTGGTATATGAGTTACCTTTTAGTGAGATTGTTCTTGATTTTTATGATAAACTAAAAAGTTATTCAAGAGGTTATGCTTCCTTAGATTATCAATTTATTGGTTATAGAGCAGGAGACTTAGTTAAAATGGATATATTAATAAATAAGCAACCTGTTGACACTTTATCTCTAATTGTTCATAGGGATAAAGCTTATTATAGAGGAAGAGAACTTACTTCTAAATTAAAAGAAGTAATTCCGAGACAACTTTTTGAAGTAGTTATTCAAGCAGCTATAGGAAATAAAGTAATAGCCCGTGAAAGGATACCACCTTTAAGAAAAGATGTGCTTGCAAAATGTTATGGTGGAGATGTAACAAGAAAGAAAAAACTTTTAGAAAAGCAAAAAGAAGGAAAGAAAAGACTTAAGGCTATAGGTCATGTAGAAATTCCTCAAGAAGCATTTTTAGCTGTTCTTAAAATATAATTCTAAGGAGGTTAGTCTAAATGCAAGATTCTAAAAATAAACTTTGGGATTGGACTAAGAGTTTATTAATTGCCTTAATTTTGGCTCTTTTTATAAGAGCTTTCATAGTTCAAGCCTATAAAATACCTTCTGGTTCCATGATCCCTACTCTTCTTATAGGAGATTATTTATTGGTTAATAAATTAGCCTATGGTATAAAAAATCCTATTAAAGATGATTTTATTTATTTTTGGAAATTTCCGAAAAGACAAGAAATTGTTGTATTTACCTATCCTCAAAATAAGAAGCTTGACTTTATTAAAAGAGTTATAGGTCTTCCAGGAGATACCGTTCAAATTGTCAATAAAAAAGTTTATGTAAATGGTAAATTATTAAATGAACCTTATGTTCAGTTCAGTGATCCAGAAATTTATCCTCAAGAAATAAGTCCCAGAGATAATTATGGACCTATAAAAGTGCCACCTGAACATATTTTTGTATTAGGAGATAATAGAGACCAAAGTTATGATAGTAGATTTTGGGGTTTTGTTCCTGTTAAATATCTTAAAGGAAAAGCTTTAATAATCTACTTTTCATGGGACTCTCAAGATTTTAAAATTAGATTTAACCGAATTGGCAAGTTGATTCAATAATTTTTTAATAAAAATATTAATTAAGTGTTTATTTTATTGACTAATTTAACATTTTTAAAAATAATTATTTAAATAATATCCTATTTAAAGGAGGTCAAAAATGATAGGAATAGATTTTGTTGGGTTTTTAATTTTATTAATTATTTCTGTGATAGTAACAGCAATTATTCATTTTGGCTTAAAGTATTATATTATACCTGGTTGGGGCTCTTTTTTATCTAAAGTTATAGTAAGCTGGATAGGAGCTTGGCTTGGAAGTCCTGTATTTGGATATTGGTTTGAAGGTTTAGCCTATAAGCAAATTTACATTATTCCTGCGATTTTAGGAGCTATAGCAGCTAATATTTTAGTTGTAGATATATGTAAAACTTTGAAAAGTTAAATTATTTAGCAATCATAGCCCTCATTAGATCTGCTGTATTTTCTGCATGATGTGGAATACCTAAAATTAATTCAACCAATTTGAGAGTATAAAAAAGATTTAATGGATCATTTATTTTTGAAAAGATTTCTTTTTTAATTTTGTTACCAAATTCTTCTGCTAAATATTGTGAGTATCTTATATTTCTTACAATTTCTTTAGCTTCATTTCTACTATTTTCGTTTCTGTACAAAAGGAAATCTGCAGAATAGATAATTAGATCTTCTAAAAATTTCAAAGATTCAATACTTTTTAATAAAAGTTCTTCTATCATTTTAAAAATTGTTTCTGGAATTTCTAAATGCTTAAAAGATAGCCAATTAAGAATTTCTTCTGCTACATCAGCAATAGCATCTTGTTCTTTTAAATATAAGAATAGTTCAAATCTCTCTACTGGAAGAATAATTCCCTTGGGAAGATGTCCTCTTATGTTTCTTTTCATTTGATCTGCTTCTTTTTCTATTTCAAAAATATGTTTAGCAATTTCTTCAAGTTTTACAAAATCTTTTTTATTATAAGCTTCTAAAGCAAGGGAAAGTCTTTCAGCACATTCAAGAACAAGATGGGCGTGATTTTTTAATAAATCAAAAACAGGAAACTCTTTTAAGACTACTTCTTTTATTTCTCTTATTTTTTCAATTTCAATTTTAGGACTTTTCCCTTCTACTGTAAAAATTACTCCTTCAGCAATATTAGTAGCAAGATCTCCAACTCTTTCTAAATTTTGAACTACTATTATATAATCAATTCCAATATCAAGAAGTTCAGGATTTCCTTTCATGCAATCCTTTATCTGTTCAATGTTATCCCTTTGAAACCTATCTACTATATCATCATATTCAATTACAGAATAAGCTTTTTTAACATCTTCAGTTATAAAAGCATTTATAGCAGACTCTAACATATAAAGAGCCTCATTAGCCATTTCTATAATAGTTACTTGACACTGAGGGATAGTTTTTTTTCTTGTATTATATATATCAAGCACTCTATAGGCAATGTTTACAGATTGATCTGCTATTCTTTCTAAATTTTTTGCTATATCTATAGCAGTAATTATAAATCTTAAATCTTTTGCTACTGGTTGTTGTAAAGCAATAACTTCTAATGCAGTTTGAGACACCATATTTTCGTAATAATCTACTTGATCATCAAATTCTACAACCTTTTTAGCTAATTCAGGATTTAATTTATCTATAGCTAAAATAGCACCATTTACCATTTCATCTACAATTTTTGCCATATCTGATAAAAGATTTTTTAGAATTTGTAATTCCTTTTCTAAAGCAATTCTTGTCATATAAAAAACCTCCTATAAATTTTAATCTTAAACGGTTTTAATATTATAAGCTTTAAAATTTAATTTTCTAAGTTTTAAAGTAAATAAATAACCAATTTCTGGTTCAGATGCAGTTAAAAATATGTGTTTATCTCTATAAGATTTGAAAAATCTTTTTAGTTTTTTTGTAGATTCATTTAATAAATTCTCTCTATTTTTTAAATCTATTAGAACCCAATTTGAATTCAAATTTTTTATATAATCCTCAAATTCTTCTTTTGTGAGTTCTAAAGTTTTATTATCTATTTTTTCAAGTAATTCAATTCTTTTACATCTGCTACAAATTTTATCTTGAGAACTTGTGATTTCTCCACATTTAATACATAAGCTTAAAACCTCTTCTTTATAATTTGATTTTATGAGAGGAATTAATTTTTTAGTAAAAACTGAAAGTAACTGATATTTTATTTGTCTGTTTTCATCTTCTAATTTTGTTAAGAGCTCTTTGATTTTTTTTGAAGGTGTTACATTTGCATGAGGACACTTAAAATTTTCAAAAGGTATTTCGTTTAAAATAGCATAATAAAGAATTTCTTTTTCAGGAGTAGTATATAAAGGTTTAATTTTTTTTACTTGATTTGGAAAAAGAGGAGGTAAAGAGGGTTGTAATTTTGCAATTCCTAAAAAATCTCCTTGAAAAAATAGATTTAACATAACAGAAATTGTGTCATCTAAATGATGTCCTGTTGCTATTACATTTAATTCTAACTCTTTTGCAATTTTTGAGAAAAGATACCTTTTTATAGCTCCACAAGCAGAACAAACTTTATCTTTAAAATAGGTAAAAATAAAATCATCAATTCTGTATCCTTCTTTTTCTGGTAAATTATATATAAAAAGAGGTACCTCTAAGTTTTTGCAAAAATTTTTAACCAAATCTTCTAATTTATCAGAATAGTATCTTATCCCTAAATTAATAAATATAGCTTGTAAATTTATATCTGGATAAAGTTTTTTTAATACAAAAAGTAAGGTAGAACTATCTTTTCCACCTGATAGAAAAACTCCTACTTTGTCTTGTGGTTTTATCATTTTGTATTTTTCTATAGTTTTCTTAATTCTGTTTTCAAAGAAATTGTTATAACAGTTTTTGCAAACCTTTATCTTTTGGGAAGGGATTTCTATTAAAGCCTTTTCTTTTTTACAAATTTTACACAAAAAAGGATAATCCTTAATTATTAATTTGAGCTCTTCTTTGCAATTATAATGTTTCATGGTTTTTATTTTAACCTAAATATTTTATTGTGAAAAGAAGAATTTTATTATATCTTACTTGTTTTTATTGTAATTTAAGAGTAAAATAAAACCAATTTACAATGGATAAAAAATTTTTAAAAAAGTTAATTTTCTGTATAAGTTTTGTTATTATTATTTATGGATGTGCAACCAAGCCAGGTCCTAATTTAGCCTCTAAAGCTGCTTTAATTCATCCTAAGCAAACTACAAAAGCAGAAGTTTTGCAATTTTTGGGTCCTCCAGTACAAATATTTACTTTTCCTGATGGAAAAGAAGAATGGTATTATTATTACAGAGTTAGAAATTTTTGGGAAAAAGTTCCCGTAGTTAAAGAATATAAAGGTGAAGATTATACAGAAGTTTTAAAAATAACTATAAAAGGAGAAGAGGTAATAGATTGTACTTATTACACCATTACTTCTCCTAAAAAGAAAAAATAAGGGATAATATGAAGCTTTCAGAAACCGAAAAAGATTTATATAGAATTGCAAGAGAAAAAATGGTAGAAACTCAGATTAAAGCTCGTGGTATAAAAGATGAGCGGGTTTTGGAGGCTATGCTTAAAGTACCTCGGCATTTATTTGTAGATGAAGCATTGAGAGATCAAGCTTATGGAGATTTTCCGCTTCCTATAGGTGAAGGACAAACTATTTCACAACCTTACATAGTAGCTGTTATGACAGAAGCTTTAGAATTGAAGGGAAATGAAAGGGTTTTAGAAGTCGGTACAGGATCAGGATATCAAACTGCTATTTTAGCTGAATTGGCATTTTGGGTTTATACCATAGAAAAGTATTCTACTTTACTTGAAAAAGCAAAAAAGATACTTTTAAATCTTGGTTATAAAAATATTTCTTTTAAATTAGGAGATGGAAGCTTAGGATGGAAGGAAGTAGCACCTTTTGATGCAATAATTGTTACCGCAGCTGCTCCTCAAATTCCCCCACCTCTTATAGAACAACTGATAGAAGGGGGGAGAATAGTAATTCCTGTAGGGGATGTTTATTCTCAAGTATTAATAAAAGGAATAAAAAAGGGAGGGAAACTATATACAGAAACTTTAGAACCTGTTAGATTCGTAAAATTAGTAGGCGCTTATGGATTTAAAGAATAAAAGAATAGGGATTATAGGATCTGGGATAGTAAATAAAGAAATTTATGAATTAGCTTATAAAGTAGGAAAATTACTTGCAGAAAAAGGAGCAATTATTTATACAGGAGGACTGGGAGGAGTCATGGAGGCTGCTTCAAAGGGTGCCTTTGAAGCAGGAGGAATAACAGTTGGAATTTTACCTGGTCATAAAGCTGAAGACGCTAATCCCTATGTAAAAATTCTCGTTTTAACTGATATGGGACATGCAAGAAATGTAATTTTGATAAGATCTGTAGAAATGGTAGTTGCAATCGCAGGAGGATATGGCACCTTATCTGAAATTGCCTTAGCTTTAAAGATGTGGAAACCTGTTATAGGACTTAAGACCTGGGAAAATATTCCGGGTGTTCATTATGTTAATTCTGCTGAAGAAGTTTTATCTAAAATTTTAGAATTTTTAAGTTGAGAAACAAAAGAGAATAATTTTCTCAATTCTTTTTTTGAAAGAGGTCTTATTTCTCCTGGTTTTAAATTTCCTAAAGAGAGAGG
The window above is part of the Thermodesulfobacterium geofontis OPF15 genome. Proteins encoded here:
- the lepA gene encoding translation elongation factor 4, with protein sequence MPIERIRNFSIIAHIDHGKSTLADRLLEITGAVSAREMREQYLDRLELERERGITIKAQAVRLYYQRENGEVYQLNLIDTPGHVDFTYEVSRALAACEGALLVVDASQGVEAQTLANVYLALENNLEIIPVINKIDLPQADIEKTKREIEEIIGLSTEDALLVSAKFGIGIKEVLEAIINKIPSPKGKREAPLRALVFDSWYDPYLGVVVLVRVVDGKIYPGQKIKFLSTGKVYEITKVGVFAPEAATLDCLFAGEVGFIAAGIKEVREAKIGDTITEANACVEPLPGFKEVKPVVFAGIFPVDNDDFENLKEAIEKLWLNDPAFSYELETSAALGFGFRCGFQGLLHMEIVQERLEREFKLNLISTAPSVKYKIRLKNKKEIEIENPAHWPDPALIEEVLEPYIRAEIYTPREYIGSLIKLCEEKRGIQKEIKYLTPDRVVLVYELPFSEIVLDFYDKLKSYSRGYASLDYQFIGYRAGDLVKMDILINKQPVDTLSLIVHRDKAYYRGRELTSKLKEVIPRQLFEVVIQAAIGNKVIARERIPPLRKDVLAKCYGGDVTRKKKLLEKQKEGKKRLKAIGHVEIPQEAFLAVLKI
- a CDS encoding ABC transporter ATP-binding protein produces the protein MFPILKVENLIKKYREKVVLDKISFELYPSDILGIIGPNGAGKSTLLYTLLGIVSPDSGKIYYFGKDFSKNRSEILYKVSFASQYISLPYSLTVEENLKIFAHLYEISEVNKKIDELLKIFKLFDKKKILTRALSSGEMMRLNLVRAFLNDPSILLLDEPTAGLDPEYIKYIRDLFKEFSQKRNLSIILTSHQLGELEKIITKALLIKEGKTLAYGNITELFQKFKVSSLEELYFKVFV
- the lepB gene encoding signal peptidase I, whose product is MQDSKNKLWDWTKSLLIALILALFIRAFIVQAYKIPSGSMIPTLLIGDYLLVNKLAYGIKNPIKDDFIYFWKFPKRQEIVVFTYPQNKKLDFIKRVIGLPGDTVQIVNKKVYVNGKLLNEPYVQFSDPEIYPQEISPRDNYGPIKVPPEHIFVLGDNRDQSYDSRFWGFVPVKYLKGKALIIYFSWDSQDFKIRFNRIGKLIQ
- the phoU gene encoding phosphate signaling complex protein PhoU, translated to MTRIALEKELQILKNLLSDMAKIVDEMVNGAILAIDKLNPELAKKVVEFDDQVDYYENMVSQTALEVIALQQPVAKDLRFIITAIDIAKNLERIADQSVNIAYRVLDIYNTRKKTIPQCQVTIIEMANEALYMLESAINAFITEDVKKAYSVIEYDDIVDRFQRDNIEQIKDCMKGNPELLDIGIDYIIVVQNLERVGDLATNIAEGVIFTVEGKSPKIEIEKIREIKEVVLKEFPVFDLLKNHAHLVLECAERLSLALEAYNKKDFVKLEEIAKHIFEIEKEADQMKRNIRGHLPKGIILPVERFELFLYLKEQDAIADVAEEILNWLSFKHLEIPETIFKMIEELLLKSIESLKFLEDLIIYSADFLLYRNENSRNEAKEIVRNIRYSQYLAEEFGNKIKKEIFSKINDPLNLFYTLKLVELILGIPHHAENTADLMRAMIAK
- a CDS encoding TIGR00725 family protein; this encodes MDLKNKRIGIIGSGIVNKEIYELAYKVGKLLAEKGAIIYTGGLGGVMEAASKGAFEAGGITVGILPGHKAEDANPYVKILVLTDMGHARNVILIRSVEMVVAIAGGYGTLSEIALALKMWKPVIGLKTWENIPGVHYVNSAEEVLSKILEFLS
- a CDS encoding protein-L-isoaspartate(D-aspartate) O-methyltransferase yields the protein MKLSETEKDLYRIAREKMVETQIKARGIKDERVLEAMLKVPRHLFVDEALRDQAYGDFPLPIGEGQTISQPYIVAVMTEALELKGNERVLEVGTGSGYQTAILAELAFWVYTIEKYSTLLEKAKKILLNLGYKNISFKLGDGSLGWKEVAPFDAIIVTAAAPQIPPPLIEQLIEGGRIVIPVGDVYSQVLIKGIKKGGKLYTETLEPVRFVKLVGAYGFKE
- a CDS encoding TIGR00269 family protein gives rise to the protein MCKICKKEKALIEIPSQKIKVCKNCYNNFFENRIKKTIEKYKMIKPQDKVGVFLSGGKDSSTLLFVLKKLYPDINLQAIFINLGIRYYSDKLEDLVKNFCKNLEVPLFIYNLPEKEGYRIDDFIFTYFKDKVCSACGAIKRYLFSKIAKELELNVIATGHHLDDTISVMLNLFFQGDFLGIAKLQPSLPPLFPNQVKKIKPLYTTPEKEILYYAILNEIPFENFKCPHANVTPSKKIKELLTKLEDENRQIKYQLLSVFTKKLIPLIKSNYKEEVLSLCIKCGEITSSQDKICSRCKRIELLEKIDNKTLELTKEEFEDYIKNLNSNWVLIDLKNRENLLNESTKKLKRFFKSYRDKHIFLTASEPEIGYLFTLKLRKLNFKAYNIKTV
- a CDS encoding ABC transporter permease, which translates into the protein MNLNIFRPKRVWGIVLRHLYLLKHSISRWIDLLYWPTVDLFLWGFITLYLQRGFYQGSKWIFQFLGALIFWNILIRAQQGLAVGFLEDIWARNLLHIFISPLTIFEYLMGLFIYSLFKAFVASLLMAFLAFFVFNFKVLMQGVDVFLLTGCLIIFAWSIGLLTMAFILFFGQEAEILAWALALLFLPFSAVFYPIEVLPENFQSIAKIVPTSYIFETFRQILLKGYTPYIFIVKAYILVFIYFLLSAGTFVIAFNFAKKTGKITKIGE